GACAGGCATCCAGGCCCATCTGTGTCGGGTTCAGAGGGAGGGTCCAGGCAGGAGTGGGTGAGGCTCATGGAGGGGTTGGGGCGAGTTCTGTCTGACTAGGCCTTGTTGTCTCTTAGGCCACCACCTGGACTGGCCTGTTTCCCGCTGGGTTTCCCTGACCTGGCAGTTCTGAGGGGCAACATGGCTGTGGGCAGGGGACGGTTAGGGGGAGGTCGGGGGCCAAGTGGAAGGGGGTGGTTCATGGGGCAGCCTTAGAGGTGGGGAAGCATCAAAGTTGGCCCAAGGCCgtcggccccccaccccccacctccaagCTGGGCAGGTCATGAAGTGGGAGGGGGCATCTGTTCTGTGCTGTCATGGTTTCGGGAAGGTAACTTCCTCTGGGGTCTTTGGTTTCCACAAAATAAGCATCCCCTTTGTGGGAAGGAACTTACTCTGTAGTTCCTGGAGGATCACTGTGTCAGTCCCAAGCACCTGGGACCCCGTGATGTCCACACCAGCCTCCTTGCTCCAGAATGTTCCCAGAAACCCACAGGGTTGGGTCAGGTACCACCCCACTGCCTACCCAGCCAACTTTTCTGATGGATTCACCCTAAAGGACTGtccacccttccccacccccatcggTGCTCACTCAGTGCTCAGCATTCTAGTCTTATCTCCTCACCCATCTCCTGATACACCTCATTTCTGGGAAATGAAAGTGAAAGCTGAACTGTCCTCTTCCTGCAGATGCCCGGTTTTGGAACTTTTCTTTGGTCAGCATAGATCCCATGCTAATAAGGGGGCAGTTCCAACACGTAGAAAGTTCTAGCTTTCTTTCCAGACTCCCATCCAGGCTCCCTTGCATCCCTCTGGATGGCACCCACTTTTTACTGCCACCCCCCTGTGCCCATGGATGAGTACCCCAAGAAGCTGGGGGCCGCAAGCTCCCAGTACGGAATAGGATTGTGGGGATCCTGCTGGTAGCGGTGGTAGGTCTGTCTGTGGCAGTAGGTGTTTTGGCTGCCAAGGCCAATAGCCCAGCTTGCAAGGATGGCCTCCCGGCTGAGCAGGAGTGTCGAAACATCACCCACCTCCTGGAGCAGGAGCTGACCCGGGCCCAGGAGTCTCACAGGGGACCGAGGCCCAAGCTGCCACTTGCAACCAGACTGTGGTAAGTCACCGCCCCTCCTAGAGAGGGCCCTGTGCTTGGGGGACCCCCAGGGTCTGGGTGCTTGGGGACCCCCAGGGTCTGGGTGGAGATCTAGATAGACCTTGAAACTGCCCCTAGGCCCCTGCATGGGGAGCCTGAATTTCCCCACCAGGGTTTTGGGGAGCTCTAAACTCCCTCTGGGGTGCCAGTGTGGGACCCCAGAGCACCCAATAAGGGGCCTCAGTATTCCCAGTAGCATGTGGATGGATCTGCAAACTCCAGGATATTGGTCCAGGGCAGCTGGGAACTGCCCCTGGGCACAGTCTTAGGGAAGCAGAAATCCCCTCTGGGGGTTGGGTTGGGGACCCCATCAGACCCTGAAGAAGGCaggggctttttgttgttgttgttgtttttgtttttaattgttgatttagagagagaggaagggagagagcaagaggaacattgattgttgttccactcatggatgcattcattggctggttctcagtatgtgccctgaccaggaatagatcccacagccttggcatattgggatggcgatctaaccaactgagctacgtgGCCGGGGCAAGGCAGGGGCTCTTGATACTTCCACTGCATCCCTGAGAGGCAGCATTTTAACTGGGTCTTCATGTGAGAGTCCTTGAAAGTCCCACTGGACATCCAACTTGGGTTCAGAAATCCCACAGTGTTCTGGGTTTCAGGGGACACCTAACTCTTCTTGGACAATAGCCCAGGGGATCTGGACATTTCTCCTAGGCTTTGGTCCAAGAGAGCCTCCAAATTCCTAGGGAGGGGGGACTTGAAACTCCCATTTTGAGGATCACTTCCTGGGAGGGTAGGAGGCTGTGGCCATTCTTCAGGGTGGAGACAGGTTCAGAGAGCATTGGAAGGAATCCTGAAAGGGGTTTGGGCCTGAGCCCTCTGACTCCAGGGCCTGGTGagggggtcagggcccaggaacACCAGCCAAGCCCACCAGGAACAAGAACCCCAGTTTGCAACACCCTTACTCTTACCGGCATCCCAGGAGACCCTGAAGATTTCCCTGAAAGAGGAGAAGGCTGTGGGCCACAAGCAACAGGAGCTGGTGCAGAAGCTTCAAGGTGAGAaaagcacaggccctggttgcagTCAGGGAGTTTGCAGGAGCAGGTCAGGTattgaagaggagggagggggagggtctcTGGATTGGGGTCGGGAGAGAGGGACAGGACCAAAGCCAGTGGAAGTAGAAGGGGCCAGCACGCCACACTTCTAAGGAGAAGTGCACTTGCTCAAATGGAGGCGGGGTCCTGtccggggggtggggccagttgaGGGGCGTGGCTACGGTGGGGACGCACTCTGTCCCTCCTTAGAGGAGATCAAGACGTTGAATCAGGAGCTGCAGAATAAATCCGCGGAGCTGCGGAGTTGTCCCCATCTCCACCTCAGAAAAGAGAATGAGGCCTTGGTCTCCGGCAAGAGCCCCACCAACGCCAAGGGCCCACCCCCAATCAGCAATCACCCTCAGTCTCTCCGTGGCCACCGTGCTCCTGCCCCTGAGCCTCCTGGCTCTGCTGGTCTGAGGTCCCAGGAAGCCTGAGGCTGaggagggggctggagagggatggGAGGAGGTAGGGACAGTCAGGGTCTGGGGTGGTGGCctgcctgcggggagggggctggcgcTGGAGAGAGAGGAATCCCAGTGAGGAGCTGTGGGGCAGAAATAGAACAGTGGGGACCAGCTATGTTATCCTATTAACCCTGTCTATTAACTGTGACTGTTCTCTTCCAAttaggcacattctaacctggctgagagctgTTTGCCCAGGGACATGGGGATTAACCTCAGAATGCAGTCCAGGCTCCTTTTCTGAGAGTTCCCTGTCATCTTGGAAAGATAACAACCTGGTCCCAGATCGGTTAGCAATCTGTCCTAATAAACTTTCATAGGATTCAACTCTGTCTCTGCTTAATAATTGACTCAAGGACTGACAGGCACCCAGGCCCATCTGTGTGGGTTTCAGAGGGAGGGTCCAGGCAGGAGTGGGGTGAGGCTCATGGAGGGGTTGGGGCGAGTTCTGTCTGACTCGGCCTTGTTGTCTCAGGCCACCACCTGGACTCCCCTGTTTCCCGCTGGGTTTCCCTGACCTGGCAGTTCTGAGGGGCAacatggctgtggggaggggacgGTTAGGGGGAGGCCGGGGGCCAGGTGGCAGGGGTGGTTCATGGGGCAACCTTAGAGGTGGGGAAGCATCAAAGTTCACTCAAAGCTGCAAtctcacccctgccccccccccaccaccaccaccgccaagCAGGGTAGGTGATCAACTGGGAGGGGGCATCTGTTCTGTGCTGTCACGGTTTCTGGAAGGTAACTTCTTCTGGGGTCTTTGGGTTCCACAAAATAAGCATCCCCTTTTGTGGGAAGGAACTTACTCTGTAGTTCCTGGAGGATCACTGTGTCAGTCCCAAGCACCTGGGACCCCGTGATGTCCACACCAGCCTCCTTGCTACAGAATGTTCCCAGAAGCCCACAGGGTTGGGTCAGGTGCCACCCCACTGCCTACCCAGCCCTCTTTCTGATGGATTCACCCTAAAGGACTGtccacccttccccacccccatcggTGCTCACTCAGTGCTCAGCATTCTATTCTTATCTCCTCACCCAGCTCCTGAGGCTCTTGTTCCCCATCCCTTTCCATGGAAACGGAGGCTGTGAGGAGAAGGACATCTTGTCTGGTTCCCCGTCCCCTCCCATGGAAAGTGCAGGGCTGGCCccgctgggtgtggctcagtgggttgtgCATCTTCCCAAGCACCAAAAGGCTGCCAGCAcatttcctggtcaaggcacaggcccgggttgcaggctccttcccgggtagggggcatgcaggattcAGCCAATCCGTGTTTtgctctcacacagatgtttctctctttccctctcccttccctcttccctcctctctctctaaaaaccagttcagtcctggctgggtagctcagttggtgggagtgtCCTCCCGGTGTGCCAAGGTCACGGTTCAACCCTCAGTAAGGGCATAGACAAGGGTCAATCAGTGAGAGCATGAATAAGTGAGACAACAAaatgatgtttccctccctccctccctctctgaaatcaatcaatcaataaaaagaaaagtcaatttaaaaaaataaaagcagaaagtgTGGGGCTGGGATTCAGACCTGGATCTGCAGACACACCCAGGCCAGGCATTTGTCACAATGtacctccctcctccatcccccaaaTTCTTACTCACCCTGCAGAGCCCACCCCCAGAGAGTCTGCTTCTCCAAAATGGAGGGCCAGCATCCTGAGAGACCCTGCACCCACTCTCCTGGGTCCTCACATGCCCCCtaattcttttcttctctgttatCTTACTTCCTCCAACTTCTCCTGGAATCCCGACTATTGTCCATGAAATTTCCCGTGCATGGCACTGGGGTCAGGACCCCTGTGTCTGCCCAAAATTCTGCACTGCCCTCAGCTCCCGCAGTCCCCAGAGGAGGTGGTCAACCGCCCAGGGACCCCCAAACACCATCCCTGCCACAGGCTCCCCTGgcccttctgtcccctcccttgcCCTACTCAcaactccccaccctcccagatcATATCTCTGTGCAGGGACCTTGTCAATTTCCTTCCTGCCTCACTCTGACACTCTAGGGCAGGATTTCTCCACCTCTGCACTGTTGACATTTGAGCTGGAGTGCTCTCTATGGTGGGGGGCTGCCCTGAATCGGTAGGAAGTCAGGGTATCCCTGGCCTCCCCCCACCAGGTGCCAGACCCTCCTACCCCCAGGTTGTGACAGGAACTGCCTTCAGATATTATCAAGTGTCCCCTGGGGGTCAGAATCATATGCTGTGAGATCCTCTGCTGGAGAGGGCCAGGCTGGgcgcccctcccccttctctatACCCAGGGCTCAGTGGGAGCCCCCCAGGCCCCTTTGCTATGACTGAGTCATTTCACTCCCCACCAACCTCATCtagcaaatgaggaaacaggtccAGAGAAGTCTCTGCACTTGCTCAGGGCTCTCAGCTGCTCAGGTGATTGAACTCTTGACTTCACATGTCCCCTTGATTTCCAGGAAGCAAACCCTTCCACGGGCCACATGACCTCATCACTtcgccacctcccctcccccactcccactcccagctgGGGCTACCAGAATGTTCCAAAACAGTGTGGCCACCCCAAAGCCCAACACAATGAATTTGACCTGTTCAATGTCTCCCCCCAAACCCTGACACAATGGCCCAATTACTAACTTTTCTCCTTCCTAAAAATGCCCACTTCCCCTCCCGGCTGTGGCCACATGAGCCAGGGGTTGAGAAGTCAGGACTCCTGTCCTGCAGGTCTGGAGGGGTTCCAAGTCCCACAGGGATCTGGCAGTGACCAGCAGCTGCTGTGTGTTCCTGGCCTGAGGCTTGGCCTCTCTGGGCTCTGATTTCTTCATGTGGAAGCAAAGGGAGGGGGGTCCCGGGGTGGGGAGTCAGGACACTGAGATTCCAGTTCACAGTGTTTTCTCAGCTCACATTTCCTGCCCAACCACTGCGCGCGAGGAACCAGGCTGGGGCAGTGGGAACCAGGCAGATGTGAGCTTTGCTTTTTAGGGGTTCATCCAGTCTGatgggggaggcagctgggaaCCAGTCAGACACCAGGTTAAAGTACAGCAGAGCCGAGAGATCATCAAAAGGAGCCTGAGGCAGTCCAGGCGGGGAGGGCTCTGGGGGAGAACATACACCAATGGATGAAGCAGGAGGGATAGAGGTCACAGAGGGACATACGGGCCCTCTGGCACAGGGAACAGccaatgcaaaggccctgggtaGATAGGTGCTGGCCAGAAGAGCATTGAGGAGGGCTGGAGTGTGCccaggagaaggaaaggagatcATAGGTGCACTAGAGGCcttgcagaggaaggagaaggaggagggagaagcaggTGATGGATGAGGAAGGGGTGAAGGGTAAAGGGTGAGGCCAAGTGGGAGGCAAAGAAAGAGGGGGGagtagggaggaggaggaagaggagataaAAATGGaggaagagccctagctggtttggctcagtggacagagcgtcagcctggggatgAAGGGTCCTGgcgttgattccagtcaaaggcacaggccgggctgtgggcttgatccccagtgtggagtgtgcaggaggcagctgatcaatggttctctctcatcagtggtttatctctctccctctcccctcctctctgaaatcaataataaataaaacaacttttttttaaatggaggaagacctgtcctagccagtttggatagAGCGTAAGccagtgaactgaagggtcctgggttcgatttcagtcaagggcacatcctccAGTTGaatgctccatccccagtgggtgggtgtggggtgctctcatcactgatgcttctatctcactctcactctttcttcctctctgaaatcaataaaaaaaaaattgttttaatcaatggaaaaatatcctgaactgaggattaacagaaagtaaaaaataaaaatggcggAAGGCCAGGAGGAGGTGAAGGCCggagggtggagaggaggagacTGGATTCTGAGAGGGGCTTTGTGAACTGGCCTGGATCTGATTCGCGTTGTAAGGTCGCCCCCTGGTGACCTAGTGGAGAATAAGCAGGGCGGTCTGGCCCGTCCACCCTGGCATCTATCTTCCCTCTGGCCCTCAGAGTTGGTCAAAGAAAGTACGACAGCCTGACCCAGGCCAACTGCAGTCAGCCGAGTAGCCTTTAGTCTtacagcctcagtttctccatgaaCAGAATGGGGACAATATGCCCCTGGCACATAGCCAAGGAGCCCCTGTGCCTGGATGTGCCCAAGTGATTGTCACTAAGCCCTAAGGACCTACTGCCACCCCCGCTTCACAGAGGGGCAAACGGAAGCTCAGAGAGGAGCacgcaggggcagaggcagaggcaggactggaaAATGCAGGACCCCAGGCCTGGTCTGGCTCCTGGTGAGGACCCAACCCCTCCCAAAGGATTTAGGAAACACGCCCTGGCTGGGCGGACCCGTGGGTGTCCCTGGCGTCCTAAGGTGCCAATTAAATGCTCGTGACCGTCTCCAGGCCAGAGCTGTGGACAGCAGCATGGCCGAGCCTGGGCCGGAGCCGGGGTATGCTTGGCGAGTGCTCGCCCTGTGCGGGGCTGCTGTGTTCCTGGCGGCAGCTGCAGCCGGGGCAGCCCTCCTGGCCTGGAATCTGGCTGCCGCCACCTCCAGGGGCtctcactgcccagagctggagctgggagtCAACGCCACGGTGCCCCCCGGGGACCCCACGCTGGAGGTCCAGGAGCTGCAGCGACAGCTGGCAGAGGCTGCCCAACGCGAGGAGGCTCTGGCCAGGCAGCTGGACCAGGCAAAGGGTGTCCatcaggagctggaggaggcttTAAGGGCCTGTGAGAGCCGCCAGGTAGGTGGGCAGTGTTGGGGGCTGGGGCATCCAGAATGTGGGCGGGAAGAGggtctgcacacacacacacacacacacacacacacgatgcccccttgtgccttggtttccccaattcttttgttgttgttaatcctcgcccaaggatctttttccattgatttttggggagaggaagagagagggaaagacagagagaaacacccatgtgagagaaacgcatcgattggttgcctcctgcaagtgcgggggaggagcctgcaacccttgaccagagtcgaacccgggaccctttgtcTGCAGGCCGAtcctctacccactgaaccaaaccggctagggcagtttccccaattcttttttttaaagatattttactgatttttaaagagagaggaagggagagagaaacatggtgtGAGAGCCCAACAtcgctgtctcctgcatgccccctgtcaGAGATTGTGCccccagcctgggcatgtgcccggaccagaaatcaaaccagcaacccctcGGTGTACAGGAGGTTGCCCAccccactgagcgacactggccaagGCATTTCCCCAATTCTTCCATGCGAATGGGACCAGCACCATAACGCCAGCTCCCACCATGTCAGTCACCTTTATTCCACCTCTGATCCAGAAGGCCCCCTGTCCTCTGCTATTTGCCAGAGAAACAGCGGTGGATAGAGAAGCCCCAGAGCCCTGAGCCCACCTGGGGAGGACCTGTTTTATCCTTTCCCCCAAGTGCCCACTCAACAGCCCCCTTCCCCCGAGCCAGTGTCCCAGCCCTATTTTGGGAAAAGGACATTCATGTCACCTGTAATTAGGAGGCTAAAGTTAGCTTCTTGGAGGAGGTACCAGCCAGGACCTCCCTTTTTCTCTGGCCGCCTCCTTCACACTCTCTTAACCTTTCCCAACCCTGGGCCTCACAAGAACCATGCCCATCCTCAAAGTCCAAACGATTCATATTTATTAACTACTGTGTGCTTCTGTGTACCGGGCCCGGCAGAGGTTGTGCTGTGTGTGAATTTTAACATTCAAAACAGACCCCTTACCCTCTTCCTGTCTACTTACTAGTAAGGGAAGGATGTGGGACAGCCATGGTTAAGAGCAGTCTGCCCTTGGTTCAAATTCTGTCTTTGCCTCTCAATGGAAgatgctctaaggcagtggttctcaaccttcctaatgccgcgaccctttaatacagttcctcatgttgtggtgacctccaaccataaaattattttcattgctacttcataactgtaattttgctgctgttatgaatcgtgatgtaaatatctgatatgcaggatgtattttcattgttgaaaatatttacaaattgaacataattaaagcatagtgattaatcacaaaaacaattatatatgtgttctccgatggtcttaggcaacccctgggaaagggtcgttcgacccccaaaggggttgcgacccacaggttgagaaccgctgctctaaggccaGGCTAGTTGTTTTGCAGAATGTCTGAGAGGTGACAAACTACCCACAAATGCAATCACTGCCAACAACCAAATGGGCTTGTGttggtttcattttatttattttttttctgttcatcagattatttattcacttgattcttagattcacttgttgatagatgcatgtttgttgttcataattagtatctttacctttttcttcttcttcctcttcttaaaggatacctttcagcatttcatataatactggtttggtggtgatgaactcctttagcttttccttatctgtgaagctctttatctgaccttcagttctcaatgatagctttgctggataaagtaagcttggttgtaggttcttggcattcatcactttgaatatttcttgccactcccttctggcctgcaaagtttctgttgagaaatcagctgacagtcgtatgggtactcccttgtaggtaactgactgtctttcttttgctgcttttaagattctctctttgtcttttgctcttggcattttaatgatgatgtgtcttggtgtggtcctctttggattccttttgtttggggttctctgtgcttcctggacttgtataagtctatttctttcaccaggtaggggaagttttctgtcagtatttcttcaaatatgtttcaatatcttgctctctctcatcttctggcacccctataattctgatgttggtacgcttgaagctgtcccagaggctccttacactatcttcatatttctgattcttttttcattttgcttttccagttgggtgtttttagcttcttcgcatttcaaatctttgccttgattcttgcgctcctctggtctgctgttgggagtctgtataatattcattatttcagtccgtgtatgctttatttctagttggttctttatcataacatcgagggtctcagatttcttgaggatctcagtaactttatcggcggcttctagacagttcttgagagaacTTAAAAGTGTGGtcctgaactcaatatcctccattgacagttttgtcctgtttctttgtctctgcaatttttatgctttcttggtgcacccgctagtggtctttgtgcacagtcttgttgtagttaagccttgattgttgtagttaatactagggggatttgacctccaagccaactggctgtgagaatcagctgtgtctgcagtgggaaaacttctgtttGTGTTGGTTTTAAACCCCAGTTGGCAAGTCTAGATGTAGCTGGGATTGGAACTACAGTCTGACTGCAGAGCCAAACCCTTTCCACATCCCCATGGCTTGGGGGGCAGTGGACCTAGGAGGAGACCTCCCTCCAGGCAGGCAGCTGTCACCACGCGGTATTCCAGACTTCAGGACCCCAAAGGACATTCCAACAAAGCTCAGGGAACATCAGGGTCACCTCAGTCTCCCCTAGGAAGAGCAGGGCCAATTCACTCCTCTGCCCCCCCCAGAATTCCCCCCTCAcgtcccctcccctctgcagaGCCGGCTTCAGACCCAACTGAAGACACTGAAGACTGAGATGGACGAGGCCAAGGCCCAGGGGACTCAGATGGGGGCCGAGAACGGGGCGCTGACAGGTGTGTTGGGGCGAAGGGCGCTGAGCAGGGCTACAGGTGGGAGGAGCTTAGTTTCCTAGTTACGCAAACGACAAGCACGGGTGGAAACGTAATGCAAACAACACGCCAAGGAACGCGAAAACTTATGAAAGGAATGCACATGACATGCAACGGTCACAAATACGCAAATGCAACAAAACATGTCAACGACTTCCAAAAGCAGCGCAAAGCTATGAAAACGTCAAGTGGTACCTAAAGGCCACGTAAACGGCACACGAACTTAACTCAAACAAAGCAAAGCACGCAAACACTAGGCAGACGATACACTCGGCCGCCGGCACGCGCAGGGTCGGGAGCCTGGTCTCCCGCCTGACCGCGCCCGCTGCGCCCGCAGAGGCCCTGGCGCGATGGGAGGCCGCGGCCGCAGAGTCCACGCGGCTGCTGGAGGAGGAGCAGCGGCGCGCACGCGCAGCCGAGGCCGAGGGCGGAGCCTGCGCGGCCCGGGAGGCGGCTCTGCGCGAGCGcgtgtgagtgacaggaggggggcggggccttgGGAGAACCCGAGTGGGGGCCCTGCAGTTGGAacctggggtggggagcgggtGGGCACGTTGGGAGAGGGGGTCCCCAGGTTGGGGGCGGCGCGCT
The sequence above is a segment of the Myotis daubentonii chromosome 5, mMyoDau2.1, whole genome shotgun sequence genome. Coding sequences within it:
- the CCDC194 gene encoding coiled-coil domain-containing protein 194 translates to MAEPGPEPGYAWRVLALCGAAVFLAAAAAGAALLAWNLAAATSRGSHCPELELGVNATVPPGDPTLEVQELQRQLAEAAQREEALARQLDQAKGVHQELEEALRACESRQSRLQTQLKTLKTEMDEAKAQGTQMGAENGALTEALARWEAAAAESTRLLEEEQRRARAAEAEGGACAAREAALRERVKVLEAEMDPQRRLPHPRPRSGSRHRPSPRPRSRSRPTPSGGCRRPARRTHG